In one Natronosalvus amylolyticus genomic region, the following are encoded:
- the glpA gene encoding anaerobic glycerol-3-phosphate dehydrogenase subunit GlpA codes for MAYDTTVLVLGGGSTGCGIARDLAMRGVEVTLVERGNLTHGTTGRMHGLLHSGGRYAVSDQASARECIDENIILRDIAGHCVEMTGGLFVQRPEDPDDYFQQKLSGCKECDIPARVLSGGEAREIEPYLAKDIKRAIEVPDGAIDPFRLCVANAIDAERHGARIETHAEVIDLLRDGDDIYGVTVRHDSGPGKRTHKTPGTTEDITAEYVVNATGAWAGQIGDMADLEVAVRPSKGVMTIMNVRQVDTVINRCRPKGDADIIVPHETTAILGTTDEEVSDPDDYPEEQWEVDMMIDTLSELVPILRDARTIRSFWGVRPLYEPPGTGTEDPTDITRDFFLLDHAERDGVTGMASIVGGKLTTYRLMAEQIADHVCAQLGHQASCATADEPLPGSENLETLETAMDDFGLRSPVARRSKQRLGSRSQEVLDTNEPNPVICNCESVTRAEIRDAIEQSGSDLNAVRIRTRASMGNCQGGFCTHQIANELADEYDEPTARAAYDELLQERWKGQRHALWGEQLSQAMLSYALHATTFNADGDVARSGTSLDFAAFDGGQSDSDGGTPGRATTDGGKRVGTRGGDR; via the coding sequence ATGGCATACGACACGACGGTTCTCGTCCTCGGCGGTGGCTCAACGGGCTGTGGGATCGCCAGAGATCTCGCAATGCGGGGAGTCGAGGTAACGCTCGTCGAGCGAGGGAATCTGACACACGGAACGACGGGACGGATGCACGGACTGTTACACAGTGGGGGTCGCTACGCTGTTTCCGATCAGGCCAGTGCCCGGGAGTGCATCGACGAAAACATCATCTTGCGTGATATCGCTGGCCACTGCGTCGAGATGACAGGTGGGTTGTTCGTCCAGCGACCGGAGGACCCCGACGACTACTTTCAGCAGAAACTATCGGGGTGTAAAGAGTGCGATATTCCCGCACGCGTGTTGTCCGGCGGCGAGGCTCGAGAGATCGAACCCTATCTCGCGAAGGACATTAAGCGGGCCATCGAGGTGCCTGACGGAGCCATCGACCCGTTCCGACTCTGTGTTGCGAACGCGATCGATGCCGAACGTCACGGGGCACGGATCGAGACCCACGCAGAGGTCATTGACCTGCTCAGAGATGGTGACGACATTTACGGCGTCACCGTCAGGCACGACTCCGGCCCGGGCAAACGCACACACAAAACGCCCGGGACGACCGAGGACATCACCGCCGAGTACGTGGTCAATGCGACGGGCGCGTGGGCGGGACAGATCGGCGATATGGCAGACCTCGAGGTCGCTGTTCGTCCGTCGAAAGGTGTGATGACGATTATGAACGTCCGACAAGTCGATACGGTAATCAACCGGTGTCGACCGAAAGGGGATGCCGACATCATCGTGCCTCACGAAACGACGGCGATTCTCGGGACCACGGACGAGGAGGTGAGCGACCCCGACGACTACCCCGAAGAACAGTGGGAAGTCGACATGATGATCGACACGCTGTCCGAACTCGTCCCGATTTTGCGAGACGCTCGCACGATACGCTCGTTCTGGGGCGTCAGGCCACTGTACGAGCCACCGGGAACCGGTACCGAAGACCCTACTGACATCACTCGAGATTTCTTCTTGCTCGATCACGCCGAGCGCGATGGCGTCACCGGAATGGCCAGTATCGTCGGCGGGAAGCTTACTACCTACCGCTTGATGGCCGAACAGATCGCCGACCACGTTTGTGCTCAACTCGGGCATCAGGCATCCTGTGCCACGGCCGACGAACCGTTACCCGGAAGCGAAAATCTCGAGACACTCGAGACCGCGATGGACGACTTCGGTCTCCGCTCGCCAGTTGCACGACGGAGCAAACAGCGCCTCGGGAGTCGGTCACAGGAAGTGCTCGACACGAACGAGCCAAACCCCGTGATCTGTAACTGCGAGAGCGTCACGCGCGCGGAGATTCGAGACGCCATCGAGCAATCCGGCTCGGACCTCAACGCCGTTCGTATTCGCACGCGTGCCTCGATGGGGAACTGCCAGGGTGGCTTTTGCACCCATCAGATCGCGAACGAACTCGCCGACGAATACGACGAACCAACGGCTCGAGCGGCCTACGACGAACTCTTGCAGGAACGCTGGAAGGGACAGCGTCACGCCCTGTGGGGCGAACAGCTCTCCCAGGCGATGCTCAGTTACGCCCTGCACGCGACGACGTTCAACGCCGATGGGGATGTTGCGCGCTCGGGCACGTCTCTCGATTTCGCGGCGTTCGACGGCGGACAATCCGACTCGGATGGAGGGACGCCAGGGAGGGCGACCACTGATGGCGGGAAACGGGTCGGTACTCGAGGAGGTGACCGCTGA
- the glpK gene encoding glycerol kinase GlpK: MTDTYVGAVDQGTTGTRFMVFDHAGQVVANAYEKHEQIYPEPGWVEHDPIEIWENTKSVITTALGQAGISPDKLEAIGVTNQRETTLLWDADSGKPVHNALVWQDRRTTNRIEALEEDGLVESIREKTGLEADAYFSATKAEWLLENADPIKMERTRPDDIQDRAERGDILFGTIDTWIIYNLTGNHITDVSNASRTMLYNIHDLDWDDELLEEFDVPRAMLPEVRPSSDEATYGSTHPDGFLEAAVPVAGALGDQQAALFGQTCYDAGEAKNTYGTGSFFLMNTGEEAVESEHGLLTTIGFQRSGEPVQYALEGSIFITGAAIEWLEDMSLIDDPVETAELARSVNSTDGVYVVPAFTGLGAPHWDQRARGTIVGMTRGTRREHVVRATLESIAYQTRDVAEAMEADSGIEMQSLKVDGGAVKNNFLCQLQSDIIGSEIIRPVVDETTALGAAYAAGLAVGYWNDLDELQHNWQVDREFTPQMDEKRADAMYSRWGDAIERSRGWATDDAE, translated from the coding sequence GTGACAGACACATATGTTGGCGCAGTAGACCAGGGGACGACTGGAACGCGGTTTATGGTATTCGACCATGCCGGCCAGGTCGTCGCAAACGCATACGAGAAGCACGAACAGATCTATCCGGAACCGGGCTGGGTCGAACACGACCCGATAGAAATCTGGGAAAACACGAAGTCGGTCATCACGACGGCACTCGGACAGGCCGGCATCAGTCCGGACAAACTCGAGGCGATCGGCGTGACGAACCAGCGCGAAACGACGCTGCTCTGGGACGCCGATTCGGGCAAACCCGTCCACAACGCACTCGTCTGGCAAGACCGGCGGACGACAAATCGGATCGAAGCGCTCGAGGAAGACGGACTCGTCGAGTCGATCCGAGAGAAAACGGGCCTCGAGGCGGACGCCTATTTCTCGGCGACCAAAGCAGAGTGGCTCCTCGAGAACGCAGACCCGATCAAGATGGAGCGCACCCGGCCAGACGACATCCAGGACCGGGCCGAACGCGGCGACATCCTCTTCGGGACGATCGACACCTGGATCATCTACAACCTGACCGGGAATCACATCACCGACGTATCCAACGCCTCCCGGACGATGCTCTACAACATCCACGACCTAGACTGGGACGACGAACTCCTCGAGGAGTTCGACGTTCCCCGCGCGATGTTGCCCGAAGTCCGGCCCTCGAGTGACGAAGCCACGTACGGGTCGACCCATCCCGATGGGTTCCTCGAAGCAGCGGTTCCGGTCGCCGGCGCGCTTGGTGACCAGCAAGCCGCACTATTCGGCCAGACCTGTTACGATGCAGGGGAAGCCAAGAACACCTACGGTACCGGATCGTTCTTCCTCATGAACACCGGCGAGGAAGCCGTCGAATCAGAACACGGCTTGCTCACGACCATCGGGTTCCAGCGCTCTGGTGAACCCGTCCAGTACGCCCTCGAGGGGTCGATCTTCATCACCGGAGCGGCGATCGAGTGGCTCGAAGATATGTCACTGATCGACGATCCCGTAGAAACCGCTGAATTGGCTCGGAGCGTAAATTCGACCGACGGTGTGTACGTCGTCCCCGCGTTCACCGGCCTCGGTGCACCCCACTGGGATCAGCGCGCACGCGGTACCATCGTCGGGATGACACGAGGAACGCGCAGAGAACACGTCGTCCGCGCGACACTCGAGTCAATCGCCTACCAGACTCGCGACGTGGCCGAAGCGATGGAGGCCGATTCGGGCATCGAGATGCAGAGCCTGAAAGTGGATGGCGGTGCGGTGAAAAACAACTTCCTCTGTCAGCTACAGTCCGACATCATCGGATCAGAAATTATTCGGCCGGTCGTCGACGAGACGACCGCTCTGGGTGCGGCATATGCTGCTGGTCTCGCAGTCGGGTACTGGAACGACCTCGACGAACTCCAACACAACTGGCAGGTCGATCGGGAGTTCACGCCACAGATGGACGAGAAACGAGCGGACGCCATGTACAGCCGATGGGGAGACGCGATCGAGCGGTCACGGGGCTGGGCGACCGACGACGCCGAGTAA
- a CDS encoding aminoglycoside N(3)-acetyltransferase — protein sequence MAEADAIAAVDEPVTVSSLVDDFQDLGLARGDTILVHASLQELGWVCVDAQVVVDALMQTITPAGTIVMPTHSAQYSDPANWSNPPVPESWIETVRENRPPYRPETTPTRGMGAIAECFRTYPDVQRSAHPVYSFAAWGQDADSIVADHAFDDGLGEQSPLSRVYDHDGSVLLLGVGYEPNTSLHLAESRADIDLPSFETCAPVLEDGERVLRHYIDLEYDDSDFGTIGEAFEAAHEVGRGTVGAATAITFSQPEMVEFGVEWLEKHRE from the coding sequence ATGGCAGAAGCAGATGCAATCGCGGCTGTCGATGAGCCAGTTACTGTCTCGTCGCTCGTCGACGATTTTCAGGATCTGGGGCTCGCTCGAGGCGACACGATACTGGTCCACGCCTCCCTGCAGGAACTCGGGTGGGTCTGTGTCGACGCGCAGGTAGTCGTCGATGCGTTGATGCAAACGATTACCCCTGCAGGAACCATCGTGATGCCGACTCACAGCGCTCAGTACAGCGACCCGGCGAACTGGTCGAACCCACCCGTGCCCGAGTCCTGGATCGAAACCGTGCGTGAAAACAGACCGCCGTATCGACCGGAGACGACCCCGACCCGGGGAATGGGGGCCATCGCTGAGTGTTTCCGAACCTATCCTGACGTGCAGCGTAGTGCACACCCCGTCTACTCGTTTGCCGCCTGGGGACAGGATGCCGACTCGATCGTTGCTGACCATGCGTTCGACGACGGACTGGGAGAGCAATCACCGCTCTCGAGAGTTTACGATCACGATGGCTCGGTCCTCTTGCTCGGCGTCGGCTACGAACCGAACACGTCGTTGCATCTCGCCGAATCACGTGCGGATATCGACCTCCCGTCGTTCGAAACGTGTGCTCCCGTCCTCGAGGACGGTGAACGGGTGTTACGACACTACATCGACCTCGAGTACGACGACAGCGATTTCGGGACTATCGGTGAAGCGTTCGAAGCCGCTCACGAGGTTGGCCGTGGGACGGTCGGTGCGGCGACTGCGATCACCTTTTCACAGCCCGAAATGGTCGAGTTCGGTGTCGAGTGGCTCGAAAAACACCGGGAGTAG
- the udk gene encoding uridine kinase: MSIPSFVVGIAGGTGAGKTTVAREVAGAVGEAVTRIPLDNYYKDLSHLEYEDRKEINYDHPSAFEWELIREHLDNLSMGQPIEMPQYDFERHNRTDETVSVEPTDVIVIEGIFGLYDDAILDMLDLRVYVMTDADVRILRRIQRDVIDRGRALEGVIDQYLETVKPMHEQFVAPTKKEADIIIPEGANRIAVDLLTDKIEVEVADRDVETDLE, encoded by the coding sequence ATGAGTATTCCCTCGTTCGTCGTCGGCATCGCGGGTGGGACCGGTGCCGGCAAGACGACGGTTGCCCGCGAGGTTGCGGGAGCCGTTGGCGAAGCCGTCACCAGGATACCACTGGACAACTACTACAAAGACCTCTCACATCTCGAGTACGAAGACCGGAAAGAGATCAACTACGATCACCCCTCGGCCTTCGAGTGGGAACTGATTCGAGAGCACCTCGACAATCTCTCTATGGGGCAACCGATCGAGATGCCCCAGTACGATTTCGAACGGCACAACCGAACCGACGAAACCGTGAGCGTCGAACCGACAGACGTCATCGTCATCGAGGGTATCTTTGGCCTCTACGACGACGCTATCCTCGATATGCTCGATCTCCGGGTGTACGTGATGACCGACGCCGACGTCCGTATCCTGCGTCGCATTCAGCGCGACGTCATCGACCGGGGCCGTGCCCTCGAGGGCGTCATCGATCAGTACCTCGAGACGGTCAAACCGATGCACGAGCAGTTCGTCGCGCCGACGAAAAAAGAGGCAGATATCATTATTCCGGAGGGGGCAAACCGCATTGCAGTCGACTTGCTGACGGACAAAATCGAAGTCGAGGTCGCAGACAGAGATGTCGAGACGGACCTCGAGTGA
- the mobA gene encoding molybdenum cofactor guanylyltransferase codes for MTPTSRDHPSFSAVILAGGYATRFGEDDKAVADLAGKPMIRRVVERLSVSVDTIVVNCRAEQQSPIESALESLSGDPTVTIEFAFDPVPDQGPVGGIKTGLEAVSNEYAAVVACDMPFCSPALLEELAARAAGHNGAVVRLEDGWYQPTHAVYRAQPMATACSAVLESDDKRIVRALEAIDCIVVEESDLETPVGTAFESIDTKEALLEAERRLTSE; via the coding sequence ATGACGCCTACTTCCAGAGACCACCCCTCGTTTTCGGCCGTAATCCTCGCTGGCGGCTACGCCACTCGGTTCGGTGAGGACGACAAAGCCGTCGCCGACCTCGCGGGCAAGCCGATGATCCGACGCGTCGTCGAGCGTCTGTCTGTGAGTGTCGATACGATCGTGGTGAACTGTCGGGCTGAACAACAGTCGCCAATCGAATCTGCACTCGAGTCGCTGTCAGGAGATCCCACCGTGACCATCGAGTTCGCGTTTGACCCGGTTCCGGACCAGGGACCTGTCGGTGGCATCAAGACGGGCCTCGAGGCGGTCTCGAACGAGTATGCGGCCGTAGTGGCCTGTGATATGCCATTTTGTTCGCCAGCGCTTCTCGAGGAGTTGGCCGCGCGTGCGGCCGGTCATAACGGCGCGGTCGTCCGCCTCGAGGATGGCTGGTATCAGCCGACCCATGCCGTCTATCGGGCCCAACCTATGGCCACTGCCTGTAGCGCCGTGCTCGAGAGCGACGATAAACGGATCGTTCGAGCGCTCGAGGCCATCGACTGTATCGTCGTCGAAGAAAGCGACCTCGAAACGCCGGTTGGAACTGCCTTCGAGAGCATTGATACGAAAGAGGCGTTACTCGAGGCCGAACGACGGCTAACGAGTGAGTGA
- the fdhF gene encoding formate dehydrogenase subunit alpha gives MATEDDGVHTICPYCGVGCGLKLKPGEEDGDVSLQPWFDAPVNEGALCIKGGASPQVVNHEDRLTEPLIRDDDGEFRTATWDEALTVIVDELERLAETYGPDATGFFASSKVMNEENYLLQKLARRYGTNNVDNCTRMCHASTVYTLRQSLGAGAMTNSMVDLEDHGEVYWVQGANPAEQHVIAHSNYFRQATRDGATLIQVDPHANKTTRDADIHLQLEPGTDIPLLNVVLKTIIDEELYDEAFIQERTRGFDHLEATLEGFDVEEAAERCGVPLKDIQEAARIYAEADNAAIFTGMGMSQHACGVDNVQNEVNLALLTGNLGRPGTGVNPLRGQNNVQGTCDVGAMPNVLPGYLEVDDDEARESVEDVWGFDIPPEPGLTNVEVSNAIGDAIHGLYVMGENPVMSEPDALEVENRMKDLEFLVVQDIFMTETAEFADVVLPATSWAERGGTVTNTDRRVQRMRKVTDVPGNTRHDLDILCEVGTRLFGDGFDFDGPEAVFEELREVCPIYHGMTYESIGFEGIQWPCYEEGDEGDQYLYEETFDTEDGLGVIRGVRHQDPKEVPDDEFPLVLTTARLEEHYNTGTMSTRSPTLRRKTPDNFVDIHPADAEKRGIEDEDYVTLRSRRGEIVLEAHVTEDIKEGVVWTTPHFSDARANTLTNDVLDPLAKIPEYKAAAAEVEPVGSEASADD, from the coding sequence ATGGCAACCGAGGACGACGGCGTGCACACCATCTGCCCCTACTGTGGGGTCGGCTGTGGTCTCAAACTCAAACCGGGTGAAGAAGACGGCGACGTGTCGCTTCAGCCGTGGTTCGACGCTCCGGTCAACGAGGGCGCGCTGTGCATCAAAGGCGGCGCCTCTCCGCAGGTCGTCAACCACGAAGATCGGCTCACCGAGCCGCTGATCAGGGACGACGACGGCGAGTTCCGAACCGCTACCTGGGACGAGGCGTTGACGGTAATCGTCGACGAACTCGAGCGACTCGCCGAAACGTACGGTCCCGATGCGACCGGCTTTTTCGCCTCCTCGAAGGTGATGAACGAGGAGAACTACCTGTTACAGAAACTCGCCCGACGGTACGGGACGAACAACGTCGACAACTGCACGCGAATGTGTCACGCCTCGACCGTCTACACGCTCCGCCAGAGCCTGGGTGCGGGAGCGATGACCAACAGCATGGTCGACCTCGAGGACCACGGCGAGGTTTACTGGGTGCAGGGGGCAAATCCGGCCGAACAGCACGTCATCGCCCACAGCAACTACTTTCGGCAGGCGACGAGAGACGGCGCGACCCTTATTCAGGTCGACCCACACGCGAACAAGACGACGCGTGACGCCGACATCCACCTCCAACTCGAGCCAGGGACCGACATTCCCTTGCTCAACGTCGTGTTGAAGACCATCATCGACGAAGAACTGTACGACGAGGCGTTTATCCAGGAACGGACGAGGGGCTTCGACCATCTCGAGGCGACGCTCGAGGGCTTCGACGTTGAGGAAGCAGCCGAACGGTGTGGCGTCCCGCTGAAGGATATTCAGGAGGCTGCGCGGATCTACGCCGAAGCTGACAACGCGGCTATTTTCACCGGAATGGGCATGAGCCAGCACGCCTGTGGTGTGGACAACGTTCAGAACGAGGTCAACCTCGCGCTGCTCACGGGGAACCTCGGCCGACCGGGAACGGGCGTCAATCCGCTGCGCGGGCAGAACAACGTGCAGGGAACCTGTGACGTCGGGGCGATGCCGAACGTCTTGCCCGGCTACCTGGAAGTCGACGACGACGAAGCCCGCGAATCAGTCGAGGACGTGTGGGGCTTCGACATCCCGCCCGAACCGGGCCTGACGAACGTCGAAGTCTCGAACGCCATCGGCGACGCTATTCACGGACTCTACGTCATGGGTGAGAACCCGGTAATGAGCGAACCGGACGCCCTCGAGGTCGAAAACCGGATGAAGGACCTCGAATTCCTCGTCGTACAGGACATCTTCATGACCGAAACGGCCGAGTTCGCAGACGTGGTGCTCCCGGCAACGTCGTGGGCCGAACGCGGCGGGACGGTGACGAACACGGACCGACGCGTCCAGCGTATGCGCAAAGTGACGGATGTCCCCGGAAACACCCGTCACGATCTGGATATTCTCTGTGAAGTCGGGACCAGATTGTTCGGCGACGGCTTCGACTTCGATGGCCCGGAAGCCGTCTTCGAAGAGCTTCGGGAGGTCTGCCCGATCTATCACGGGATGACCTACGAGAGCATCGGCTTCGAGGGAATCCAGTGGCCGTGCTACGAGGAAGGCGACGAAGGCGACCAGTACCTCTACGAGGAGACGTTCGACACCGAGGACGGACTGGGCGTGATTCGCGGCGTTCGTCACCAGGACCCAAAAGAAGTACCTGACGACGAGTTCCCGCTCGTGTTGACGACGGCCCGACTCGAGGAACACTACAACACGGGCACGATGAGTACCCGCTCGCCGACACTCAGACGGAAAACGCCCGATAACTTCGTCGACATTCATCCAGCAGACGCGGAAAAACGTGGCATCGAGGACGAGGATTACGTCACGCTTCGCTCCCGGCGCGGTGAAATCGTCCTCGAGGCACACGTCACCGAAGACATCAAAGAGGGCGTGGTCTGGACGACGCCACACTTCTCTGACGCTCGAGCGAACACGCTCACGAACGACGTGTTGGACCCGCTGGCGAAGATTCCGGAGTACAAAGCGGCCGCTGCCGAGGTCGAACCCGTCGGCTCCGAAGCATCGGCTGACGACTGA
- a CDS encoding NAD-dependent epimerase/dehydratase family protein — protein sequence MRYFVTGSTGLIGSHVVTKLLEHGHEVVALTRSRANADHLPEGATVVEGDITEKESMRNSMKGVDGVFHIAAWFYVGPGPGNVEKAEQINVTGTRNVLELMDELAIQKGVYTSTIGVYPLRELEYIDETIAPRCPESAVYYRTKWEAHYEVAKPMIDDGLSLVVVQPGIVYGPGDKVYGSIRGLFRGYLQGEIPMIPRVHYAPWDHVGDIADGHVRAMEQGTPGETYIISGPSREIVDVLRCAENITGIPVPRIVSPKVIGGVAKLMGAVERFVTPPEGLEAETLRFLAGPQWPVDNSKATEELGIVHRPLENGLRDYLEWEMDQLGIQGEGLAVAQR from the coding sequence ATGAGATACTTTGTCACGGGTTCGACCGGGTTAATTGGCTCACACGTCGTAACCAAACTCCTCGAACATGGTCACGAGGTTGTTGCGCTGACCCGCTCGAGGGCAAATGCGGATCACCTCCCGGAAGGGGCCACAGTGGTGGAAGGAGACATCACCGAGAAAGAAAGTATGCGGAATTCGATGAAGGGTGTGGACGGAGTGTTTCATATCGCCGCGTGGTTTTATGTCGGGCCCGGGCCTGGCAATGTCGAAAAGGCCGAACAGATCAACGTAACGGGAACCCGAAATGTGCTCGAATTGATGGACGAACTGGCCATCCAAAAGGGAGTTTACACCAGTACGATAGGTGTGTATCCCCTCCGAGAGTTAGAATATATCGATGAAACGATTGCGCCGAGGTGCCCGGAATCGGCCGTGTATTACCGGACGAAATGGGAGGCTCATTACGAGGTCGCTAAACCCATGATCGACGACGGGCTTTCGCTCGTCGTCGTGCAACCGGGCATCGTCTACGGTCCGGGAGACAAGGTGTACGGGTCGATTCGGGGCCTGTTTCGGGGCTATCTCCAAGGTGAGATTCCGATGATACCGCGCGTCCACTACGCACCCTGGGACCACGTCGGAGATATCGCAGACGGGCACGTACGCGCAATGGAGCAGGGTACCCCCGGAGAAACGTACATCATTTCAGGACCATCGAGAGAGATTGTCGACGTACTCCGGTGTGCCGAAAACATAACCGGAATTCCGGTCCCCCGAATCGTCTCACCGAAGGTGATTGGAGGGGTCGCCAAACTAATGGGTGCAGTAGAACGATTCGTTACGCCTCCCGAGGGCTTAGAAGCTGAAACCCTCAGGTTTCTCGCCGGCCCGCAATGGCCAGTCGATAACAGCAAAGCAACCGAAGAACTTGGCATCGTACACAGACCGCTCGAGAATGGACTGCGTGACTACCTGGAGTGGGAGATGGATCAGCTTGGAATCCAGGGAGAGGGGCTAGCCGTAGCGCAGCGTTAA
- the yqeC gene encoding selenium cofactor biosynthesis protein YqeC has product MADSSDTSRSNGLVHTLEAGTGVVCVVGAGGKKSTLYELAGRLERCVLTATVRIPIFDEQVAKVDVVSDPVRTLEQVIQREDSGSEEFWPLGVVPERDGTDRYRGYDPETVDRIAALDGIDQVLVKADGARTRLLKAPNDREPQLPRSADTVLAIASCHAVGRSLEADVVHRPERVAALTGRSVGDVLEPADIATVLTHSDGGMKGIPPSATPIPVINMVDDEADLEVAREIGRLVLDDGGDDRIEKVVLTSMIEQDPLVDVLE; this is encoded by the coding sequence ATGGCAGACTCGTCGGACACTTCTCGGTCGAACGGTCTCGTACACACACTCGAGGCCGGCACAGGCGTCGTCTGTGTCGTCGGCGCTGGGGGAAAGAAATCTACTCTGTACGAACTGGCCGGTCGCCTCGAGCGGTGCGTCCTGACGGCAACCGTTCGGATTCCAATTTTCGACGAGCAGGTAGCGAAGGTCGACGTCGTTTCGGATCCCGTTAGGACGCTCGAGCAGGTGATTCAGCGGGAGGACAGCGGTTCGGAAGAATTCTGGCCGCTCGGCGTCGTTCCTGAACGCGATGGGACCGACAGATATCGTGGCTACGATCCGGAAACCGTGGACCGTATCGCGGCTCTCGACGGTATCGATCAGGTCCTAGTGAAAGCCGATGGAGCCAGAACGCGGCTGTTGAAAGCGCCGAACGACCGCGAACCACAACTCCCGCGGTCGGCGGATACCGTCCTCGCGATTGCGAGCTGTCACGCGGTTGGCCGTTCGCTCGAGGCCGACGTCGTTCACCGCCCGGAACGGGTCGCCGCGCTCACTGGTCGTTCGGTGGGCGACGTCCTCGAGCCAGCGGACATCGCGACCGTGTTGACTCACAGCGACGGTGGGATGAAGGGGATTCCTCCATCGGCGACTCCCATCCCCGTTATCAACATGGTCGACGACGAAGCCGACCTCGAGGTCGCTCGCGAGATTGGCCGACTCGTGCTCGATGACGGTGGTGACGACCGAATCGAAAAAGTCGTCCTCACGAGTATGATCGAACAGGACCCGCTGGTCGACGTTCTCGAGTGA
- a CDS encoding 3-oxoacyl-ACP synthase has product MTTVGLTGFGRYLPDKTLSGSEIAAESGIPESVVVDKMGVRRKHVCPPAEDHVTDMCVAAAQDALEMADRSPTDIDMVLYHGSEYKDHVVWSAAANITEQLGAESAFATESHTLCASAPIAIRQARAQLQVDHVDTALLVAASREEDLIDYENERSSFMFNFGSGASAMVLEADPGSRSRAIVHESAALTDGSFAHDVVMPAGGSLEPPSSETVAADRHRLDVPDPDGMKERLAPVSLPNYLTVADTALERSGYERADLDFVAVTHMKRSFHEVVFDELGLDHETDGVYLDTYGHVQSADQILALGDALEDGLLEAGDLVCFLAAGTGYTWAATVLTWQG; this is encoded by the coding sequence ATGACGACCGTTGGCCTCACCGGTTTCGGTCGGTACCTCCCCGACAAAACGCTATCGGGGAGTGAGATCGCCGCCGAAAGCGGTATTCCTGAATCAGTGGTCGTCGATAAGATGGGCGTTCGTCGGAAACACGTCTGTCCGCCAGCTGAAGATCACGTTACGGATATGTGTGTCGCCGCTGCCCAAGACGCCCTCGAGATGGCCGATCGCTCACCGACGGATATCGACATGGTCCTCTATCACGGCAGCGAGTACAAAGATCACGTCGTCTGGTCGGCTGCCGCAAACATTACGGAGCAATTAGGGGCCGAGAGCGCGTTCGCCACGGAAAGTCACACACTCTGTGCCAGCGCGCCGATTGCGATTCGACAGGCCCGTGCGCAACTCCAGGTCGACCACGTCGACACGGCGTTGCTGGTCGCTGCAAGTCGTGAAGAGGACCTGATCGACTACGAAAACGAGCGGTCGTCGTTCATGTTCAACTTCGGCTCTGGAGCCAGTGCGATGGTTCTCGAGGCAGACCCCGGAAGCCGTTCTCGAGCCATCGTTCACGAAAGCGCAGCCCTCACGGATGGCTCGTTCGCACACGACGTCGTCATGCCAGCGGGCGGTTCACTCGAGCCACCATCCTCCGAGACCGTCGCGGCTGACCGCCACCGTCTCGACGTTCCCGACCCGGACGGGATGAAAGAACGCCTCGCACCGGTTTCTTTGCCGAACTATCTGACCGTGGCCGATACTGCCCTCGAGCGCTCCGGCTACGAACGGGCCGACCTCGATTTCGTCGCGGTTACCCACATGAAACGCTCGTTCCACGAGGTAGTGTTCGACGAACTCGGACTCGATCACGAGACCGACGGTGTCTATCTCGACACCTACGGCCACGTCCAGAGCGCCGACCAGATTCTCGCACTCGGGGACGCACTCGAGGACGGGTTGCTCGAGGCAGGTGACCTGGTGTGTTTCCTCGCTGCGGGAACGGGCTACACCTGGGCCGCTACGGTGTTGACCTGGCAGGGCTGA